A segment of the Synergistaceae bacterium genome:
ACATTGAATGGGGATCCAACAGCTTTACCGTATCGACAATGTTCGTCATTCCCACTCTACCATTTAAAGGAGCTATAGAACCTTTTAATCTCCATGCCGCAACTGAAAGAGCAAAAATCATCGGGGAATTTGGGAGTATAACAACTATCCTCTGTCCCTTTTGAAAGCCTGAATTCTTCAGCTTGTTTTCACAGTCAATGGCAAGGTCGTTTAATCTATTCCACGACCACCATTCTCCCTGCCACCAGAGGCAATTTTCATTTTCTCTGCCTCTCCAAGCCTCCGTAAATCTTTCTTCTAGCCTCGTTAATTCATCAAGTTTTGGCATATCAACATCTCCGTAAGTTTTTGTCATTTTTGTATATTATCAGATCTTTATATTTACATCATAACTCTACACAAATTCTCTCTGTTTTTTAATGCATAATAACATTATCCCCAAAATAGTCACTATCTGGCAATATTTATTTTTCTAAGTTCTCTTCTCAGCACTTTCCCCGCCGGTGAAACCGGGTATTCTGTGACTATTGCTATTTTGCGTGGAACTTTGTAATGTGCCATACGCTCTTTGCAGTAAAGCATGAGCTCTTTCGGCGTTGCTGCCATTCCTTCATTTAATATTATGAAAGCTTTGGCTATTTCGCCCGCGACTTTATTTTTCTCTCCAACCACAACCGCATCTTTTACAGCTGGATGACTACAAAGTATCGCCTCAACTTCTTGAGGGTAAACGTTAAAACCTGTCACTATTATAATATCTGTTGCTCTGTCAACGATATTAATGAACCCATCTTCATCTATTCTCACGACATCGCCGCTATTGAACCAACCATCGTCAAAACGCTCTTGCGTGCTTTTTTCATCCCGATAGTACTCACTGACGACGGAGGGACCCTTTAACCATAAAACTCCCTCTTCATGCAGATCAATAACTTTTCCATCTCTATCTCTGATTTGTATTTCAAAAGACTTAAACTTGCGTCCGACCGTTCCCAATTTTCTACTCTCATAAGACGAGTTAAAAGAAACTATAGGAGAACATTCTGTAAGGCCGTATCCTTCCAAAATCCCTACCCCCATGTACTCTTGAGCTCTTCTATCCAAATCTAAGTTAAGCTTGTCTCCACCGGAGATAATAGTCCTAACTCCCGTTAGTTTTTCATTTTTGGCTGCAAGGTAACCCAGCAGAAAGCCCATAAGGGTAGGCACTGCTATAATTGTGTTTACTCCACCAGCTTCTATGGCTTTTATTGTATTTTCCACAGGAACAAAACTTGGCAATACA
Coding sequences within it:
- a CDS encoding long-chain fatty acid--CoA ligase, which translates into the protein MTNRLEERFVDYWSESKDKDCIWWLGEWWSWDRLNNLALDCEGKLRAAGFKKGQRIAMIMPNSPMVFAISIAVWRLGGAVAPLNVRTGIPNLVDTVRILDVNAVFIYEDKLEHAIDFKKLLTTPVLPASTDKPLQEVVMRQGAIETEDLAVIFSTSGTSGNPKAVSCTHTNIMSNIDDAVEAAPSLITKDTVFLNVLPNFHTLGFNTTGLMAVLNGVKQVVLPSFVPVENTIKAIEAGGVNTIIAVPTLMGFLLGYLAAKNEKLTGVRTIISGGDKLNLDLDRRAQEYMGVGILEGYGLTECSPIVSFNSSYESRKLGTVGRKFKSFEIQIRDRDGKVIDLHEEGVLWLKGPSVVSEYYRDEKSTQERFDDGWFNSGDVVRIDEDGFINIVDRATDIIIVTGFNVYPQEVEAILCSHPAVKDAVVVGEKNKVAGEIAKAFIILNEGMAATPKELMLYCKERMAHYKVPRKIAIVTEYPVSPAGKVLRRELRKINIAR